A region of Ferviditalea candida DNA encodes the following proteins:
- a CDS encoding xanthine dehydrogenase family protein molybdopterin-binding subunit — MSDPTKLKTKQQQGFSVIGRSVPRKEDYRLLTGTAQFMDDLQIPRALHACFVRSPHAHARILSIDTDKAKSYPGVVAVFTGQDLLQWVSPARMAPPIEGLLPMEMNVLPVDKVRFDGDPVVCVVAADRYIAEDAAELVEIEYEVLPAVTDMFKGMEEGAPLVDDALHTNLVSRQTYEHGDVMSRFAEADQIVEATFSQHRQTHVPMETRGCAAVWDEGRQYLTFYIGTQVPHPMRTTLAGRLGLKETQVNVVCPDIGGAFGQKIALYREELTVAALARHLKRPVRWQEDRMENLLAASHAREDYVKTRTAVTNDGKILAMEAELFSDFGAYSFFPANYMLRVVAMLLPGMYKIQDYAYEMKVVLTNKCPAGPYRSPMAVTSWVTEGTIDAIARQLKLDPVHVRKINMLQPEDLPYRTATDELYEDITPSETLDMALKHYDYEAFRKQQKEAWEQGRYRGLGICAVVESTTYGSEFYRKAGIPGTGHEAAWVRIEPTGVINASAGVMGSGQGYETTLAQAVAEGLGVKPEDVSIHLGDTLLAPYGMGSRGSRGAVAGAGTLYLAAQEAQRKVLRIAAKLLGLKDPDRLKLQEGNVYRLIDEEWVQTDLTIVDISKTAYLNPLILPEGMDPGIEVHKTFDPPPMTYSNAVHLCEVEVDVSTGAIDIGRYLVVEDAGRLINPRIVEGQVMGATVLGIGGVLFEEVIYDENGQNLTGTLMDYMLPTACEAPNIEIVHYDTPNHRTPAGLKGMSEGGVMGAIGAVCNAVSDALSPYGIVIEKQPLTPSHIRSLLRAKEEQQ; from the coding sequence ATGAGCGATCCAACCAAACTCAAGACCAAACAGCAGCAAGGCTTCTCGGTAATCGGCCGGTCTGTTCCGCGCAAGGAGGATTATCGCCTGCTGACCGGAACGGCTCAATTTATGGATGATCTGCAAATTCCCCGCGCGCTGCACGCCTGCTTTGTCCGCAGTCCTCATGCGCATGCCAGGATTTTGTCGATCGATACGGACAAAGCGAAGTCTTATCCCGGGGTCGTTGCGGTGTTCACCGGTCAGGATTTGCTGCAATGGGTGAGTCCCGCGCGAATGGCTCCTCCGATTGAAGGATTGCTGCCGATGGAGATGAATGTGCTTCCCGTGGACAAAGTGCGCTTTGACGGGGATCCTGTTGTCTGTGTTGTCGCAGCCGACCGATATATTGCCGAGGATGCCGCGGAATTGGTGGAAATCGAATACGAGGTTCTGCCTGCGGTTACCGACATGTTCAAGGGAATGGAGGAAGGGGCGCCGCTGGTGGATGATGCCCTCCATACCAACCTGGTATCCCGTCAAACCTACGAGCACGGCGATGTAATGAGCCGGTTTGCCGAGGCCGATCAGATCGTGGAAGCGACGTTCTCCCAGCACCGGCAAACCCATGTGCCGATGGAGACCCGGGGATGCGCGGCGGTATGGGATGAAGGACGGCAGTATCTGACCTTCTACATCGGCACGCAGGTACCGCATCCCATGCGGACAACTTTGGCCGGGCGATTGGGTCTGAAGGAAACGCAGGTCAATGTCGTTTGTCCCGATATCGGAGGCGCATTTGGCCAGAAAATCGCCCTTTACCGGGAAGAATTAACGGTGGCCGCTTTGGCGCGGCACTTGAAACGTCCGGTGCGCTGGCAGGAAGATCGGATGGAGAATCTGCTGGCTGCCAGCCATGCCCGCGAGGATTATGTAAAAACCCGCACGGCCGTCACCAACGACGGCAAAATCCTGGCCATGGAAGCGGAGCTGTTCAGCGATTTCGGCGCCTACTCTTTTTTTCCGGCCAATTATATGCTGCGGGTAGTCGCCATGCTGCTACCGGGCATGTATAAAATCCAGGATTACGCTTACGAGATGAAGGTCGTGCTCACCAATAAATGTCCTGCAGGGCCTTATCGCTCGCCGATGGCGGTAACCAGTTGGGTTACCGAAGGAACCATCGATGCGATCGCCCGGCAGTTGAAGCTCGATCCGGTTCACGTTCGCAAAATCAACATGCTTCAGCCGGAGGATCTGCCCTACCGCACCGCTACGGATGAGCTGTATGAGGATATCACCCCCTCCGAGACGTTGGATATGGCGCTGAAGCACTATGATTATGAAGCTTTCCGCAAGCAGCAGAAGGAAGCTTGGGAACAGGGCCGTTACCGCGGCTTGGGCATCTGTGCGGTGGTGGAATCGACAACGTACGGATCCGAATTCTACAGGAAGGCGGGAATCCCCGGAACCGGCCATGAGGCCGCCTGGGTGCGCATAGAACCGACAGGTGTGATCAATGCATCGGCTGGTGTGATGGGATCCGGCCAAGGCTACGAAACAACGCTTGCGCAGGCGGTTGCCGAGGGATTGGGAGTCAAGCCTGAGGATGTATCGATTCACTTGGGAGATACGCTGTTGGCCCCGTACGGAATGGGCAGCCGGGGCAGCCGGGGCGCGGTTGCCGGAGCCGGCACGCTATATTTGGCGGCGCAGGAGGCGCAGCGAAAAGTGCTGCGGATCGCGGCAAAGCTCTTGGGGCTGAAGGATCCGGACCGGTTGAAGCTGCAGGAAGGCAATGTATACAGACTCATCGATGAGGAATGGGTGCAAACCGATCTGACGATCGTCGACATTTCCAAAACCGCTTATCTTAACCCATTGATCCTGCCAGAAGGGATGGATCCGGGGATCGAGGTTCATAAAACGTTTGATCCGCCTCCAATGACCTATTCGAATGCCGTTCATTTGTGCGAGGTTGAGGTGGATGTGAGCACCGGCGCGATCGACATCGGCCGTTATCTGGTGGTTGAGGATGCCGGCCGCTTGATCAATCCCCGGATTGTGGAGGGGCAAGTGATGGGAGCGACGGTTTTGGGCATCGGCGGAGTTTTGTTCGAGGAAGTCATTTATGATGAGAACGGACAGAATCTGACCGGAACGTTAATGGACTATATGCTGCCTACGGCATGCGAGGCTCCGAATATTGAAATTGTTCATTACGACACCCCGAACCATCGCACGCCTGCGGGATTGAAGGGAATGAGCGAGGGGGGCGTCATGGGAGCGATCGGCGCGGTTTGCAATGCCGTCAGCGATGCTTTGAGTCCTTACGGCATTGTCATTGAGAAGCAGCCGCTGACCCCGAGTCATATCCGCTCGTTATTGAGAGCCAAGGAGGAACAGCAGTGA